A section of the Leptospira kobayashii genome encodes:
- a CDS encoding M23 family metallopeptidase, protein MKRSLRKIALLASFLLFLTPFSVLFITLHSQTAGKPKFQWPIQGLDLPSLITSSFGESRKDHFHNGLDISSVFQPVRSLESGYVLYSRYGEDNPFEEERGSGNILWVAHKDGYISGYYHLAGSRHENIRSKIEIKAGEVIGSSGNTGHSTGGHLHFVLGKDFGKTLLDPLAYLPPQEDTMFPQIANLFIHVGETYTNINDGDNINVSKAFPLTVSVFDGGVKNSQRRGIRNIEYIFNGEPMGKTSFDSIHFDKGKWKTANGLSFDDLYFKDRYLVGILNLKTGENIIKVIASDFSDQKSERTFSVNVTRIASGN, encoded by the coding sequence ATGAAAAGAAGTCTTCGAAAGATTGCCCTTCTGGCAAGTTTTCTTTTATTTTTAACACCGTTTTCTGTACTTTTTATAACACTTCATTCTCAAACAGCTGGGAAACCCAAGTTTCAGTGGCCGATCCAGGGCTTAGACCTACCTTCCCTGATCACAAGTAGTTTCGGGGAATCCAGAAAGGACCATTTTCATAACGGATTGGATATTTCTTCCGTCTTTCAACCCGTGCGTAGTTTGGAAAGCGGCTATGTTCTCTATTCCCGCTACGGCGAAGACAACCCTTTCGAAGAAGAAAGAGGCTCGGGGAATATACTTTGGGTGGCGCACAAGGACGGTTATATCAGCGGCTATTATCACCTAGCAGGCTCTCGTCACGAAAACATCCGATCCAAAATAGAGATAAAAGCCGGGGAAGTGATCGGTTCCTCCGGAAATACGGGCCACTCCACGGGGGGGCATTTGCATTTTGTTTTGGGCAAAGATTTCGGAAAAACCTTACTAGACCCTTTGGCATACCTTCCCCCGCAAGAAGATACTATGTTCCCTCAAATCGCGAACCTGTTCATTCACGTAGGGGAAACTTATACAAACATCAATGACGGGGACAATATCAATGTTTCCAAAGCGTTTCCACTGACCGTGAGTGTGTTTGACGGGGGAGTGAAAAATAGTCAACGAAGAGGAATTCGAAATATTGAATATATCTTCAACGGTGAGCCGATGGGAAAAACATCTTTCGACTCTATTCATTTTGATAAGGGGAAATGGAAAACCGCGAACGGACTCAGTTTTGACGACCTTTACTTTAAGGATCGTTATTTGGTGGGAATCTTAAACTTAAAAACAGGGGAAAATATCATCAAGGTGATTGCTTCCGACTTTTCCGACCAGAAATCGGAAAGGACTTTTAGTGTGAATGTGACCCGGATCGCCTCGGGGAACTAA
- a CDS encoding RNA polymerase sigma factor, producing the protein MPAVAYSNEEILDIVKKSGKGEEAALRKFFDIFSQDIYNFPIRVFHLSEDDASDYYIYAFERLKTGKRFQSFVGKSSFKTWFFSVLRNLLIDWQRTKRELKIHSLGKVNKDGKEYNTIEDEPDTRAEQQTHAIDISEKFQAALQEVKLESRVVFKLSFIYYLHLTDEEVKYIAEKANISTVDLQIEIMALRENLSDKEEDNLRNEDKITSLYLNILDLKEQKKTKATGDSIEAAHLRDRIDHSLKKKYEQRRKLIEKKQKGHFLVRTPYREISRILGISEGGVSVTLLRVMEKFQKNFRDFGEEN; encoded by the coding sequence ATGCCAGCTGTCGCATATTCGAATGAAGAAATCCTAGACATCGTAAAAAAAAGCGGGAAAGGGGAAGAAGCCGCCCTTCGGAAATTTTTTGATATTTTTTCCCAGGACATCTATAACTTTCCGATTCGGGTCTTCCATCTTTCTGAGGATGATGCTTCCGATTATTATATCTATGCATTTGAAAGGCTCAAAACAGGAAAGAGATTCCAGAGTTTCGTCGGCAAATCCAGTTTCAAAACCTGGTTTTTTTCCGTTCTCAGAAACCTTCTCATTGATTGGCAAAGAACCAAACGGGAATTAAAGATACATTCCCTGGGTAAGGTCAATAAAGACGGTAAAGAGTATAACACGATCGAGGACGAACCGGATACCCGCGCCGAACAACAAACGCATGCGATCGATATCTCCGAAAAATTTCAAGCCGCCCTGCAGGAAGTGAAACTGGAAAGTAGAGTTGTATTCAAACTCTCTTTCATTTATTACCTTCATCTAACAGACGAAGAGGTAAAATACATCGCGGAAAAGGCGAATATCTCCACTGTAGATTTGCAAATAGAGATCATGGCTTTAAGGGAAAATCTTTCGGACAAAGAAGAGGACAACCTTCGCAATGAAGACAAAATAACTTCATTATATTTAAATATACTTGATTTAAAGGAACAAAAGAAGACAAAAGCAACTGGTGATTCAATTGAGGCGGCTCATTTGCGGGATCGAATTGATCACTCTCTAAAAAAGAAATACGAACAAAGACGGAAATTGATCGAAAAAAAGCAAAAAGGGCATTTCCTAGTACGCACTCCTTATCGTGAAATATCCCGTATTTTAGGGATATCTGAGGGAGGAGTGAGCGTAACTTTGTTACGAGTAATGGAAAAATTTCAGAAAAATTTTCGAGATTTCGGTGAAGAAAATTGA
- a CDS encoding CHAT domain-containing protein, which translates to MLSLIIDRVGNVNIFNVLEGNIPGEESHIQSTIDDDLILEYISEVDSLVRVSQAVLNNQNQVVNADVLHDLRILGETFYQQFFPESIVQKLKSTSQKSIHFNIDPALALIPWELLHDSNSFLSDRFRIGKTIRGGLHLSPQRSNEKIKMLIIADPTEDLPGAQKEGEVLFSILSQKVPSHLLELEFIGGRQVTKLKLLSLIKDKHVIHYSGHLHFSDDSLENGWLLSDGKILKAREIKSTGINTDIVFSNSCMSAKMAGKKLNTDILNQYAGAFLTAGIKTFIGTNWEILDNERTIDFTIRFYTFLFSEKSVGESLFLAKEFARRNYHSNDLTWANYALYGNPDFLLITQPRTSLPAQKILNPTLVFEFYPSPIALAYSKFLSLQKTATPQIELLKSLVFIFESFSKVLGMIVFSDHRFHSMDKAIPNNPDDAVTIRKWWELVYSCIWDFQKLKISTFMESISDTLNAQKDTIFKIIGWMESWEEKPIPKDDLESYLIIFQFFQENLMLEFSELEKVNILLVSESNQHHYFFKGTKPTYALINAPGVKDRTIDQQLTNYRGSLILFHDKKKTAIPYLTYFKEKKETGDLELVFSGLETFKMETSTG; encoded by the coding sequence ATGCTTTCTCTCATCATCGACCGAGTCGGAAATGTAAACATATTCAATGTTCTGGAAGGAAATATTCCAGGCGAAGAATCCCATATTCAATCTACCATTGACGACGACCTGATTTTAGAATACATCAGCGAAGTCGATAGCCTAGTCCGGGTTTCCCAGGCAGTTCTCAACAATCAAAACCAAGTAGTCAACGCGGATGTTCTCCACGATCTTCGGATTTTGGGAGAAACTTTCTACCAACAGTTCTTTCCGGAAAGCATTGTTCAAAAACTCAAAAGTACATCTCAAAAAAGCATTCATTTCAATATAGATCCGGCATTGGCTCTCATTCCCTGGGAGCTTTTGCATGACAGCAATTCCTTTCTTTCGGACCGTTTTCGGATCGGTAAAACCATTCGAGGGGGACTTCATCTTTCTCCCCAAAGATCCAACGAAAAAATCAAAATGTTGATCATTGCCGATCCTACCGAGGATTTGCCGGGGGCTCAAAAAGAGGGGGAAGTTTTATTTTCCATCCTAAGCCAAAAAGTTCCCTCCCATCTATTGGAATTGGAATTCATCGGGGGAAGACAAGTCACCAAGCTCAAGTTACTTTCTCTTATCAAAGACAAACATGTGATTCATTATTCAGGGCATCTGCATTTCTCAGACGACTCTCTGGAAAACGGATGGTTGCTTTCCGACGGCAAAATTTTAAAAGCACGCGAAATCAAATCCACCGGAATCAATACGGACATAGTATTTTCCAATTCTTGCATGTCGGCAAAGATGGCCGGCAAAAAGCTAAATACCGATATTTTGAACCAATACGCGGGAGCATTTTTGACGGCAGGAATCAAAACATTTATCGGAACCAATTGGGAAATCTTGGATAACGAAAGAACGATTGATTTTACGATTCGGTTTTATACTTTTTTATTCTCTGAAAAATCCGTCGGTGAGTCTTTGTTTTTGGCGAAAGAATTTGCCCGAAGGAATTACCATTCCAACGATTTGACCTGGGCGAATTATGCGTTATACGGCAATCCTGATTTTTTACTGATCACCCAGCCGCGTACCAGTTTGCCTGCCCAGAAAATTTTGAATCCTACGCTTGTATTCGAATTTTATCCGTCTCCGATCGCACTTGCTTATTCGAAGTTTTTATCTCTTCAGAAAACCGCAACGCCTCAGATCGAACTTTTAAAATCTTTGGTATTTATCTTTGAAAGTTTTTCCAAAGTGCTGGGTATGATTGTATTCAGCGATCATAGATTTCATTCCATGGACAAGGCAATTCCAAATAACCCAGATGATGCGGTAACCATTCGCAAATGGTGGGAATTGGTTTACAGTTGTATTTGGGACTTTCAGAAGTTGAAAATTTCCACTTTTATGGAATCGATTTCGGATACCTTGAATGCACAAAAGGATACTATATTCAAAATCATCGGTTGGATGGAGTCGTGGGAAGAAAAGCCGATTCCTAAAGACGATTTGGAATCTTACCTTATTATCTTTCAGTTTTTCCAAGAGAACTTGATGTTGGAGTTTTCAGAATTGGAAAAAGTGAATATACTTTTGGTTTCGGAAAGCAATCAACACCATTATTTTTTCAAAGGTACGAAACCTACTTACGCTCTTATCAATGCACCGGGTGTGAAAGACCGAACCATCGACCAACAGTTGACCAATTATCGCGGCAGTTTGATATTATTTCATGATAAGAAAAAAACAGCCATTCCTTATCTGACTTATTTCAAAGAGAAAAAAGAAACCGGTGATTTGGAATTGGTATTTAGCGGACTTGAAACTTTCAAAATGGAAACGTCTACCGGTTGA
- a CDS encoding sigma-54 down-regulated protein yields MEKQVKDSLNFILGAVTTAKTEAETAWTKINTEFQSLAAKGAQDQSEVSVNLRKYLQDGISQIDSLIGKVNTTVADAKQKVASATSKA; encoded by the coding sequence ATGGAAAAACAAGTAAAAGACAGTTTAAACTTTATCTTAGGCGCAGTAACTACTGCAAAAACGGAAGCTGAAACAGCGTGGACCAAAATCAACACTGAATTCCAAAGCCTAGCCGCTAAAGGTGCACAAGACCAAAGCGAAGTATCTGTAAATTTGAGAAAATACCTCCAAGACGGGATTTCACAAATTGATTCCCTTATCGGAAAAGTAAATACCACTGTTGCTGACGCGAAACAAAAAGTAGCTTCTGCAACTTCTAAAGCTTAA
- the mtnA gene encoding S-methyl-5-thioribose-1-phosphate isomerase, with the protein MVSDRFSPISWKTGELTLLDQRSLPRKKEFLKITSVNETISAIREMAVRGAPAIAITGVFGLALGAKSKSGDVLPNDLKNLLASVMESRPTAVNLSYALKEAETRVKHSLHWEDVFIIWEKLALELMQNDLSDNLNLGKNGLSLFSESKDEVHIVTHCNTGALATAGHGTALGVIRSLRDAGKKVIVYADETRPFLQGSRLTAFEMMEEGIECYIITDGMSGWLFNNRKIDAVLVGCDRVAANGDTANKIGTYTLAISAKQHRVPFYVCATKDSFDLKLETGSQIPIEMRREEEVTRFDFLKSGNGEIFLPEGMTAPVGARALNPSFDITPCSFIANFITEFGCFPPEEIKTRLRK; encoded by the coding sequence ATGGTTTCTGACCGATTTTCACCCATCTCCTGGAAAACAGGGGAATTAACCCTTCTCGATCAACGTTCCCTCCCTAGAAAAAAGGAATTTCTGAAGATTACCTCGGTAAACGAAACGATTTCCGCAATTCGTGAAATGGCCGTTAGGGGAGCGCCTGCCATTGCCATAACGGGTGTGTTTGGGCTGGCTCTTGGTGCAAAATCGAAATCGGGAGATGTCTTACCGAACGATTTAAAAAACCTATTGGCCAGTGTGATGGAGTCCAGACCCACGGCAGTCAATCTTTCCTATGCTTTGAAGGAAGCCGAAACCAGAGTAAAACACTCGTTACACTGGGAAGATGTTTTCATCATTTGGGAAAAACTTGCTTTGGAACTTATGCAAAATGATCTTTCCGACAACTTGAACCTGGGTAAAAACGGATTGAGCTTATTTTCGGAGTCAAAAGACGAAGTTCATATCGTCACTCATTGCAATACGGGAGCTCTTGCTACCGCAGGACACGGAACTGCATTGGGAGTGATCCGATCTCTTCGGGATGCCGGGAAAAAAGTGATCGTATATGCGGATGAAACGAGACCTTTCTTGCAAGGTTCCAGACTGACTGCATTTGAAATGATGGAAGAAGGGATCGAATGTTATATCATTACGGACGGAATGTCCGGATGGCTGTTTAACAACCGTAAAATCGATGCGGTTCTAGTCGGATGTGACCGCGTTGCTGCAAACGGTGATACTGCAAATAAAATAGGAACTTATACTCTGGCCATATCCGCAAAACAACACCGGGTTCCGTTTTACGTATGCGCAACAAAGGATAGTTTCGATTTGAAATTGGAAACGGGATCACAAATCCCGATTGAGATGAGAAGGGAAGAAGAGGTAACTCGTTTTGATTTTCTAAAAAGCGGGAATGGAGAGATTTTTTTACCGGAAGGAATGACCGCTCCCGTGGGTGCCCGGGCTCTCAATCCTTCCTTTGATATCACTCCCTGTTCGTTTATCGCAAATTTTATCACCGAGTTCGGGTGTTTTCCTCCGGAAGAAATCAAAACTCGTCTAAGGAAGTGA
- the msrA gene encoding peptide-methionine (S)-S-oxide reductase MsrA: MEEEITLGGGCFWCTEAVYLRIPGVLSVKSGYAGGTVKSPTYKQICTGTTGHAEVIQVKFDQSQINLSQILDIFWKAHDPTTLNRQGNDVGTQYRSVIFYKDETQKKIAEDSKKNAAKSFSDPIVTEISPLPEFYTAEDYHQDYFRLNPGNPYCNYVIPPKLEKLGLKL, from the coding sequence ATGGAAGAAGAAATTACATTGGGCGGCGGATGTTTTTGGTGTACGGAAGCAGTTTACTTGCGAATCCCCGGAGTTCTTTCGGTAAAGTCCGGTTATGCGGGCGGTACGGTCAAATCCCCCACTTACAAACAAATTTGCACAGGTACCACAGGACATGCGGAAGTCATCCAAGTGAAATTTGATCAGAGCCAAATAAATCTTTCTCAAATCTTGGATATATTTTGGAAAGCTCATGATCCTACCACTCTCAACCGTCAGGGAAATGATGTAGGAACTCAGTATCGTTCCGTTATTTTTTATAAAGATGAGACTCAAAAAAAGATAGCCGAGGATTCCAAAAAGAATGCGGCAAAATCATTCTCCGACCCGATCGTAACGGAGATTTCGCCGTTGCCTGAATTTTATACGGCAGAGGACTACCATCAGGATTACTTTCGGTTGAATCCGGGGAATCCATATTGCAATTATGTGATTCCTCCGAAACTGGAAAAACTGGGTTTGAAGCTATAG
- a CDS encoding DUF342 domain-containing protein, with translation MDSSQNKNPEFNPERGLRVQISDDRLTATLVARPLWLIGGILDKYVILESIERAGVHPDRIEMNELDKAVTVIDNATKDATQQKAQIEFIVARGIPAKQGKSGWIKFFFPRAQRVVVKDDGSADFRNINKYIHVKEGDKLATLFEGVPGEQGTDVEGKPVYPNPIDRPKITLGRNVLPKTVEDSENPGYTVKEFYAAVSGAVFSTDNSLTVSSELNIDSSIGLGTGNINFDGTIKVKGTIEEGAVLVCSGSLYLDGNVESSEVTVGEDLEVKGGVKGKGKGIIRVKGDLRTKFIENAIIEIDGDCIVENFILGSKIFCLGNIILTGETSSLIGSEVIAFKGVTLSSFGSTAQMDTTIEVGFHYKNDRLFTEGSSRLVQLEKELESVLPEIQKIKDVVQRSRGKIDDARKLKFKEVFDNYQKKSRTLELLKSKVEELKMTRYNSENVKVVVRNTAHPGATIKYRRQIEKLTKAQTAFIMNFFPNQDKAMMTAFKAK, from the coding sequence ATGGATAGCTCCCAGAACAAAAACCCAGAATTCAATCCGGAAAGGGGTTTGCGTGTTCAAATTTCCGATGACCGTCTAACAGCTACATTAGTTGCAAGACCGCTATGGTTGATCGGCGGGATATTGGACAAATATGTAATCTTGGAATCCATCGAAAGAGCCGGTGTTCATCCGGATCGTATCGAAATGAACGAACTGGACAAAGCGGTCACAGTCATAGACAACGCAACAAAAGATGCCACTCAACAAAAGGCCCAAATCGAATTCATAGTAGCAAGAGGAATTCCCGCCAAACAAGGGAAAAGTGGTTGGATCAAGTTTTTTTTCCCAAGAGCGCAAAGAGTCGTAGTAAAAGATGACGGAAGCGCTGATTTCAGAAATATCAATAAATACATACATGTCAAAGAAGGTGACAAACTAGCCACCTTATTCGAAGGAGTTCCCGGCGAACAGGGAACAGATGTTGAAGGAAAACCGGTTTATCCCAACCCGATCGACAGACCGAAGATTACTCTCGGACGAAATGTACTTCCGAAGACCGTGGAAGATTCCGAAAATCCCGGTTACACAGTAAAAGAATTTTATGCCGCAGTCAGTGGTGCGGTTTTCTCAACAGACAATTCGCTTACGGTATCTTCCGAATTGAATATTGATTCGAGCATCGGGCTTGGAACGGGAAATATCAATTTTGACGGAACCATTAAGGTAAAAGGTACGATTGAAGAAGGTGCCGTTCTCGTCTGTAGCGGATCCTTATATTTGGATGGAAACGTCGAATCTTCTGAGGTTACTGTAGGGGAGGACCTGGAAGTAAAAGGTGGAGTCAAAGGAAAGGGAAAAGGAATCATCCGTGTCAAAGGAGATCTTCGTACAAAATTCATCGAAAACGCAATCATAGAAATCGATGGAGATTGTATCGTAGAAAATTTCATCCTTGGCTCCAAAATCTTTTGTTTGGGTAACATCATCCTTACCGGAGAAACATCCTCTCTCATCGGATCGGAAGTGATTGCATTCAAAGGTGTCACATTATCCTCGTTTGGTTCCACAGCGCAAATGGATACTACCATCGAAGTCGGATTTCATTATAAAAACGATCGCTTATTTACGGAAGGTTCGAGTAGACTCGTCCAATTGGAAAAAGAATTGGAATCGGTTTTGCCTGAAATCCAAAAGATCAAGGACGTCGTACAAAGATCTCGCGGGAAAATAGACGATGCCCGCAAACTCAAATTCAAAGAAGTATTCGATAATTACCAAAAAAAATCCAGAACTCTCGAACTTTTAAAATCAAAAGTGGAAGAGCTTAAGATGACTCGATATAACAGCGAGAATGTGAAGGTTGTGGTTCGAAATACGGCTCATCCCGGAGCGACCATCAAGTACAGACGTCAGATTGAAAAACTGACAAAAGCGCAAACTGCTTTCATCATGAACTTTTTCCCGAACCAGGACAAAGCCATGATGACCGCTTTCAAAGCAAAATAA
- a CDS encoding alpha/beta hydrolase family protein — protein sequence MRQYLLSFPLISLYGGLIKNKKIQSESLTLKNKRRANVYWPASRSRQKLPGIYLQHGMSILGIDDQRIIDLAENLAYCGFSVILPELTEVRGLLLKPETVDHIEELGIELSDNNTWYDGKRFGFFSVSFSGGMGLIACSRPKLSERISSIMAVGAYSDFLDTFPFVFKNFEVDNYGVLVLLYNLIDRIEPKLSSDLLPVFYEAAVDNALLRTNGQAKAPVLLKKTKKASQDFYNKVISSPSFREEISKRMLASYDISVPKAFSPYYNMNGLKAPVSLLHGETDPVISPKESEKLAGYFQEKNHKFVFRTSSALTHGDQLPLHTQIAGIPALLQTFGSFFKWLKN from the coding sequence ATGAGGCAATATCTCCTCTCCTTTCCATTGATCTCCCTTTACGGCGGACTCATAAAAAATAAAAAGATTCAATCCGAATCACTCACTCTTAAAAACAAAAGAAGAGCGAACGTCTATTGGCCCGCGAGCAGGAGCAGACAAAAACTTCCCGGCATATACCTTCAACATGGGATGAGCATTCTTGGAATCGACGACCAGAGAATCATCGACCTTGCGGAAAATCTTGCTTATTGCGGATTTAGCGTGATCCTTCCCGAACTGACGGAAGTAAGAGGATTACTCCTCAAGCCTGAAACCGTCGATCATATCGAAGAACTGGGAATCGAGCTTTCGGATAACAACACTTGGTATGATGGAAAGAGATTCGGATTTTTTTCGGTCAGTTTTTCGGGAGGAATGGGCCTTATCGCTTGTTCACGTCCCAAACTTTCCGAAAGAATTTCTTCCATTATGGCTGTTGGAGCTTATTCGGATTTTTTAGATACCTTTCCATTTGTATTTAAAAATTTCGAAGTGGATAATTACGGAGTTTTGGTTCTGCTTTATAACCTGATCGACAGAATCGAACCGAAATTATCATCCGATCTCTTGCCAGTTTTTTACGAAGCCGCAGTGGACAACGCACTACTTAGAACGAACGGTCAGGCAAAAGCTCCCGTACTACTGAAAAAAACGAAAAAGGCATCTCAGGATTTTTATAACAAAGTCATTTCGTCCCCTTCCTTCCGGGAAGAAATTTCCAAACGTATGTTAGCTTCCTACGATATTAGCGTACCCAAAGCCTTTTCCCCCTATTACAATATGAACGGTTTGAAAGCTCCTGTTTCTCTTTTACACGGCGAAACCGATCCTGTGATTTCGCCCAAAGAATCGGAAAAATTGGCCGGGTATTTCCAAGAGAAAAACCATAAATTCGTCTTCAGAACTTCTAGCGCGCTTACCCACGGCGACCAATTGCCGCTCCATACCCAAATTGCAGGCATTCCGGCATTATTGCAGACCTTCGGATCTTTTTTCAAATGGTTAAAGAATTGA
- a CDS encoding chemotaxis protein CheX → MDPLLDEKFILTVSQVLPEHFQKTLQVQAEREAYGPSKNEGFCYENATCVEFVGDLSGKVYLGLDGYTKLKLLPRIAKSFQIDSTSRAHSSSIMMEFANQISGKLISEMRLGRFEIDILPPENLNHKLVPISLERYRQYILIFFLKDRREEEYLGRLYTILLLEKYPQK, encoded by the coding sequence ATGGATCCACTCCTAGACGAAAAATTCATTTTAACCGTTTCTCAGGTTCTGCCCGAACATTTTCAGAAAACTCTGCAAGTCCAGGCGGAAAGAGAGGCGTACGGTCCTTCGAAAAACGAAGGATTTTGTTATGAAAATGCAACTTGCGTTGAGTTTGTAGGAGACCTGAGCGGAAAAGTTTATCTAGGATTGGACGGTTACACCAAACTCAAGTTACTTCCTCGTATTGCAAAATCATTTCAAATCGATTCCACATCCAGGGCTCACTCCTCATCCATCATGATGGAATTTGCCAACCAAATCAGTGGAAAACTTATTTCCGAAATGAGGCTCGGACGATTTGAAATAGACATACTGCCTCCTGAAAATTTAAACCACAAACTTGTTCCCATCTCTTTGGAAAGATACAGACAATATATTTTGATTTTTTTTCTGAAAGACAGACGGGAAGAAGAATATCTGGGAAGACTTTATACAATTTTATTGCTGGAAAAATACCCGCAGAAATAA
- a CDS encoding class I SAM-dependent DNA methyltransferase yields the protein MKLYTELAEYYFTIEEAGRKFSEEVDFLRETFKRHKIGTIIDIGCGTGEHVKEIQAMGFKVLGVDASQRMLEIAKVRYPHCHFEYGKMEDFVAKQPVDAIVCLYGTFNYLLNDDAVIGFLRNTHKNLKQAGLIVFEIWNADPIHRIKRKPITVVSNVRQGNISIRRNRGFRMTRADDVAIVEVNYVYNLNSKDVKDRHTMRVFHYPQIQTFLDDAKFEILHVYGSYAEEKYLKTGARILVVAKKRS from the coding sequence ATGAAACTTTATACAGAGCTGGCTGAATATTATTTTACCATTGAAGAAGCCGGCAGGAAATTTTCGGAAGAAGTCGATTTTCTCAGAGAAACATTCAAAAGACATAAAATCGGAACCATCATCGATATAGGTTGCGGAACCGGCGAACACGTAAAAGAGATCCAAGCCATGGGTTTCAAAGTTCTAGGTGTGGATGCATCCCAAAGAATGTTGGAAATCGCTAAAGTCCGATATCCCCATTGTCATTTTGAATACGGCAAAATGGAAGATTTTGTCGCAAAACAACCTGTAGACGCGATTGTCTGCCTTTACGGAACTTTCAATTATCTATTAAATGATGATGCTGTTATCGGTTTTCTCCGCAACACTCATAAAAACTTGAAACAGGCCGGGCTCATCGTTTTTGAAATCTGGAATGCCGATCCCATTCACCGTATCAAAAGAAAGCCGATAACCGTTGTTAGTAATGTACGTCAGGGCAATATTTCCATCCGCCGTAATCGTGGATTTCGTATGACAAGGGCAGACGATGTTGCCATTGTGGAAGTGAACTACGTATATAACTTGAATTCGAAAGATGTGAAAGACCGTCATACCATGAGGGTTTTTCATTATCCGCAGATTCAAACTTTCTTAGACGATGCCAAATTTGAAATTTTACATGTCTATGGAAGTTATGCTGAGGAAAAATACTTAAAAACTGGGGCAAGGATTCTCGTCGTAGCAAAAAAGAGATCTTGA